One genomic segment of Danio rerio strain Tuebingen ecotype United States chromosome 11, GRCz12tu, whole genome shotgun sequence includes these proteins:
- the nhsb gene encoding actin remodeling regulator NHS isoform X3, whose translation MPFAKRIVEPQLLVRHPIPNDEGLLFEDLCSITNVALSRTLRQLSDLSKHACSLFQELENEIVSTNQRVWALQNKIGKIQQTASALDPKMEAVPVSNLDIESKLTSHYQAPWHQQHNLFHTCTRPACLEELHRHAKLNLRALHRDQQQRQRSTSRERSRVTISISVAPPMPTFPSTHKLRRREQRGRHSRMERSVRESDVQTIQRKERPAKDSEFKPVLRKYQRSRSPSPVQCCYFIPWIRKAGTNTETDGELQVMSHRPKCPVPNAPTTLDKQTNWSKALPLPTPEERIKNDSQVISSCIIPINVSGVGFDREASARCSLVHSQSVLQRRRKLRRRKTITGIPKRVQQDMDSDESPVARERTVIIHANPHKSHEWHEELSLSGRVLHTKDSGCQTDDFLITAPSRRRIRAQRGQGIPASLSHSTGNITSLPDRSDTVYAAASATRVRSRSLPREGGRLLDEDQDDSDDDDDEDDDEDDEEEDEELSPYEAEDFLPGPGQRIPKDEEESTDDQAMPELQFGSLKRMQHSESPDHTWIERGRSRLPRKVDMGSCEISSSSDTFSSPIHSASTTGVLGSQIDHKEDHQSSSGNWSGSSSTCPSQTSETLPPAASPPLTGSSHCDSELSLNTGSHVIDDNTGFIIDPYHIDKPQGQGQRSNSFTSSATDQMDDAGVSTASDGEWNCAQDQQDQSCTQDFSPKRSREDESGVSCPSYSSGETYESFSDQASARKSEMHYIVDTEGFYSSMHFDSGLKGSRSYYNYAAIDPDCGPSGNIAPGMTEYPQPEYRATRTLGRPCLSLRKPKAKPPPPKRSSSLKETSSDVNVPEQNEPKITCELPLPLSSREMKLQLDLADSAGHLETAGLESLGAWGVENVRDMLDCSSPFSSSDTHSFKDEGAVQADYADLWLHNDLKSNDPYRSLSNSSSATGTTVIECIKSPERSETHTCQPRSRPSSPTLPPPESEFKLASPEKLAGLASPSSGYSSQSETPTSSFPSAFFPGPLSPTSGKRKPKVPERKSSLCSLQQQQLSVRDPGISCRRETDFYAIPPSHLDLSALHSKHFPHRNQMHILHQNKQKAAIAAAAAAEARSAAAAAAEARSAAAAAAEARSAATAAAAAEACTAATASTKESATNTAPISAHLAITPTVLRSVQLRSICRPSDGNQGLDQDSSNLITRPKCPTIITDAPSSSNRHNRKPPAYKPPAAQVCDSQIPLVENIVFPQEEVRVRQERFGPGTYWAMTAFRTPVDPNCEKEVSLKRSSQCFQQEQDSRRCLDVQKTLSPERLKQDLNQLSRPDPSTQSMCLASTMPPPAYSEIQRSNFVLCNSPDKVPVSTQEASHSYTISDVQGREEDYETSGVATRSASQDIREEESTPDTEDYFSKDSTPSDNSSSPLTDDSRLDDDVFPSPNKLRTTEDLFAMIHRSKRKVLGRKDSGEVSGKGRPVVPPVTTPVSNPTVCPVIPAPPVPSNNSQRASGPIYRSAKKSSTSSEEFKLLLLKKGSRTDSSYRMSATEILKSPITPKTQAELLLEAMRQPEEIPLPQLDSTSSGDPLPSPFPKANSEGFSPKTLTMSAASRQGRSRIPPAANSSRYSTRSRLYTAPMQAISEGETENSDGSPHDDRSS comes from the exons CGGTCTCGAATCTGGACATTGAGAGTAAACTGACGTCGCACTATCAGGCTCCATGGCATCAGCAACACAATCTGTTCCACACTTGCACACGGCCAGCGTGTCTGGAGGAGCTGCACCGACATGCCAAGCTCAACCTGCGGGCGCTGCACAGAG ACCAGCAGCAGCGTCAGCGTTCAACCAGCAGAGAGCGCAGTCGGGTCACTATATCAATATCTGTGGCACCGCCAATGCCAACCTTCCCTTCAACTCACAAACTCAGACGGCGAGAGCAGAGAGGTCGACATTCACGCATG GAGAGGAGCGTTAGAGAGAGTGATGTGCAAACTATCCAGAGGAAG GAGAGACCAGCCAAGGATTCTGAATTCAAACCTGTCCTCAGAAAG TATCAGCGCTCCCGCTCCCCCTCCCCTGTTCAGTGTTGTTACTTCATTCCCTGGATTAGAAAG GCTGGAACCAACACAGAAACGGATGGAGAACTACAAGTGATGAGCCATAGGCCTAAATGTCCTGTTCCCAATGCACCTACCACCCTGGACAAACAGACTAACTGGTCTAAAGCCCTGCCTCTTCCcactccagaagaaagaataaaGAATGACTCTCAAGTGATTTCATCCTGTATCATTCCAATAAATGTTTCGG GTGTTGGATTTGACAGAGAAGCCAGTGCTCGCTGCTCTCTTGTTCACTCGCAATCGGTTCTACAGAGACGGCGGAAACTCAGGAGGCGAAAAACGATCACTGGGATCCCCAAACGAGTTCAACAAGACAtgg ATTCTGACGAATCCCCTGTTGCTAGAGAAAGAACAGTGATAATCCACGCCAATCCACACAAGTCCCACGAGTGGCATGAGGAGCTCTCCTTGAGTGGCAGAGTATTGCATACTAAGGATTCGGGCTGTCAGACAGATGACTTCTTGATTACTGCTCCATCCCGAAGACGCATCCGTGCCCAAAGAGGTCAGGGAATTCCAGCGTCTCTCTCTCACTCCACTGGAAACATTACCTCCCTCCCGGATCGTTCTGATACGGTTTATGCTGCAGCATCAGCCACTCGTGTCCGTTCTAGGAGCCTTCCACGTGAGGGTGGTCGGCTTCTGGATGAGGACCAAGAtgacagtgatgatgatgatgatgaagatgatgatgaagatgatgaagaggaAGATGAGGAGCTCTCTCCATATGAAGCCGAAGACTTCCTGCCAGGTCCCGGACAGAGAATTCCAAAGGATGAGGAAGAGAGTACTGACGACCAAGCCATGCCAGAGCTACAGTTTGGAAGTCTTAAGCGTATGCAGCATTCAGAGAGCCCTGACCACACATGGATTGAGAGAGGCAGATCCAGACTCCCACGGAAAGTAGACATGGGGAGCTGTGAGATTTCCTCTAGTTCAGATACTTTCAGCAGCCCCATACACTCTGCATCCACTACAGGAGTGCTTGGCAGCCAGATTGACCATAAAGAGGATCACCAGTCCTCAAGTGGCAACTGGAGTGGAAGCAGCTCCACTTGCCCATCGCAGACATCCGAGACTCTTCCACCTGCTGCCTCCCCTCCCTTGACGGGATCCTCACACTGTGATTCAGAACTTTCCCTGAATACTGGGTCCCATGTCATAGATGACAACACTGGTTTCATAATTGATCCCTATCACATAGACAAGCCACAGGGACAGGGGCAACGATCCAATTCATTTACCTCATCAGCTACTGATCAGATGGATGATGCAGGGGTCAGCACTGCTAGTGATGGGGAGTGGAACTGTGCCCAGGACCAGCAGGATCAGTCCTGCACCCAAGACTTCAGCCCAAAGCGTTCCAGAGAGGATGAGAGTGGTGTCAGCTGCCCTAGTTATTCTAGTGGGGAAACTTACGAGAGCTTCAGTGACCAAGCATCCGCTAGAAAATCTGAGATGCACTACATTGTCGACACTGAAGGATTCTATTCCTCCATGCACTTTGACTCTGGTCTTAAGGGTAGCAGAAGCTACTACAACTATGCAGCCATTGACCCCGACTGTGGCCCAAGTGGTAATATAGCACCTGGCATGACTGAATACCCTCAGCCAGAGTACAGAGCCACCAGGACACTGGGCAGACCCTGTCTCTCCTTAAGAAAACCAAAGGCCAAGCCACCCCCACCAAAACGTAGCTCTTCATTAAAGGAAACAAGCAGTGATGTGAACGTTCCAGAGCAGAACGAACCAAAGATTACTTGTGAGTTGCCACTGCCCTTGTCTTCCAGGGAGATGAAACTGCAGCTGGACTTGGCTGATTCTGCAGGGCACCTTGAGACTGCAGGTCTTGAATCACTTGGTGCATGGGGAGTGGAAAATGTTAGGGACATGCTTGACTGCTCCTCCCCATTCAGTTCCTCAGACACACATTCCTTCAAAGATGAAGGTGCTGTGCAAGCAGACTATGCAGACCTCTGGCTTCACAATGACTTGAAATCAAATGATCCTTATCGGTCCCTCTCTAACTCTAGCTCTGCTACAGGTACAACTGTTATTGAATGCATCAAGTCACCAGAAAGATCAGAAACGCACACCTGTCAACCCAGGTCCAGACCTTCTTCCCCAACTCTTCCTCCACCTGAAAGTGAATTTAAGCTTGCTTCTCCCGAAAAGCTGGCAGGCTTGGCGTCCCCTTCCAGTGGATATTCCAGTCAGTCTGAAACACCTACATCTTCCTTCCCCTCTGCTTTCTTCCCAGGGCCCCTGTCTCCAACCAGTGGGAAGAGGAAGCCCAAAGTCCCTGAAAGGAAGTCCTCACTTTGTTCCTTACAGCAGCAACAGCTTTCAGTCAGAGACCCAGGCATTTCCTGTAGGAGAGAAACTGACTTCTATGCCATACCCCCAAGTCACCTTGACCTAAGTGCTCTTCACAGTAAGCACTTTCCTCACAGAAATCAAATGCACATCCTCCACCAGAATAAGCAGAAAGCTGCCATAGCAGCAGCTGCTGCAGCAGAAGCTCGCAGTGCAGCAGCTGCTGCAGCAGAAGCTCGCAGTGCAGCAGCTGCTGCTGCAGAAGCTCGCAGTGCAGCAACTGCAGCCGCTGCTGCCGAGGCCTGCACTGCAGCTACAGCTTCTACTAAAGAGAGTGCAACAAATACAGCACCCATCTCAGCCCATTTGGCTATTACTCCAACGGTTCTTAGATCAGTGCAACTGCGATCTATATGTAGACCATCTGATGGCAACCAAGGGCTTGATCAAGACAGTTCAAATCTCATAACTCGTCCTAAGTGTCCCACAATAATAACTGATGCCCCATCATCTAGCAACAGGCACAACAGGAAGCCACCAGCCTACAAACCCCCTGCTGCACAGGTTTGTGATTCACAGATTCCACTGGTGGAAAACATTGTTTTTCCACAAGAAGAAGTGAGAGTGAGACAGGAGAGGTTTGGTCCTGGTACTTACTGGGCAATGACTGCTTTCAGAACTCCTGTGGACCCTAATTGTGAAAAAGAAGTCTCTTTAAAAAGGTCATCTCAGTGTTTTCAGCAAGAACAAGACAGCAGAAGGTGCCTAGATGTGCAAAAGACATTGTCACCAGAGAGACTAAAACAAGATTTGAATCAACTATCGCGGCCAGACCCTTCAACACAGTCCATGTGTTTGGCCAGCACAATGCCACCCCCTGCTTATAGTGAGATACAGAGGAGCAATTTTGTACTGTGCAACAGTCCTGACAAAGTGCCTGTTTCAACTCAAGAGGCATCGCATTCTTACACAATCAGCGATGTACAAGGCAGAGAGGAGGATTATGAGACATCAGGTGTCGCAACCAGAAGTGCCTCACAGGACATAAGGGAAGAAGAGTCAACCCCAGATACAGAGGACTATTTCAGTAAAG ACTCTACTCCCAGTGATAATTCATCCTCTCCTTTGACCGATGACTCCAGACTTGATGATGATGTTTTCCCATCTCCCAATAAACTCCGCACAACTGAAGATCTTTTTGCTATGATACACAG ATCTAAAAGGAAAGTGCTGGGACGCAAAGATTCAGGGGAAGTCAGTGGAAAAGGTCGGCCTGTTGTACCACCTGTGACCACCCCTGTAAGCAATCCTACTGTATGCCCGGTCATCCCTGCTCCCCCAGTTCCTTCAAACAACTCCCAGCGAGCCTCAGGACCCATCTACAGGAGTGCCAAAAAGTCTAGTACATCCAGTGAGGAGTTCAAACTCCTTCTGCTTAAGAAGGGTAGTCGCACAGACTCAAGTTATCGCATGTCTGCTACAGAGATCCTTAAGAGCCCCATCACACCCAAGACTCAAGCAGAGCTGCTGTTAGAGGCCATGAGGCAACCAGAGGAGATCCCCTTACCCCAACTGGATTCCACCAGCAGTGGAGATCCACTTCCAAGTCCATTCCCTAAGGCCAACAGTGAGGGATTCTCCCCAAAAACACTCACCATGTCAGCTGCCTCCAGACAAGGACGTTCTAGAATTCCACCTGCAGCGAACAGCAGTCGCTATAGCACGCGGAGTCGGCTGTACACTGCCCCAATGCAGGCCATATCAGAAGGAGAGACTGAGAACTCGGATGGAAGTCCACACGATGACCGCTCCTCCTAG
- the nhsb gene encoding actin remodeling regulator NHS isoform X6 gives MPFAKRIVEPQLLVRHPIPNDEGLLFEDLCSITNVALSRTLRQLSDLSKHACSLFQELENEIVSTNQRVWALQNKIGKIQQTASALDPKMEAVRFRSISIAVSNLDIESKLTSHYQAPWHQQHNLFHTCTRPACLEELHRHAKLNLRALHRDQQQRQRSTSRERSRVTISISVAPPMPTFPSTHKLRRREQRGRHSRMERSVRESDVQTIQRKERPAKDSEFKPVLRKAGTNTETDGELQVMSHRPKCPVPNAPTTLDKQTNWSKALPLPTPEERIKNDSQVISSCIIPINVSGVGFDREASARCSLVHSQSVLQRRRKLRRRKTITGIPKRVQQDMDSDESPVARERTVIIHANPHKSHEWHEELSLSGRVLHTKDSGCQTDDFLITAPSRRRIRAQRGQGIPASLSHSTGNITSLPDRSDTVYAAASATRVRSRSLPREGGRLLDEDQDDSDDDDDEDDDEDDEEEDEELSPYEAEDFLPGPGQRIPKDEEESTDDQAMPELQFGSLKRMQHSESPDHTWIERGRSRLPRKVDMGSCEISSSSDTFSSPIHSASTTGVLGSQIDHKEDHQSSSGNWSGSSSTCPSQTSETLPPAASPPLTGSSHCDSELSLNTGSHVIDDNTGFIIDPYHIDKPQGQGQRSNSFTSSATDQMDDAGVSTASDGEWNCAQDQQDQSCTQDFSPKRSREDESGVSCPSYSSGETYESFSDQASARKSEMHYIVDTEGFYSSMHFDSGLKGSRSYYNYAAIDPDCGPSGNIAPGMTEYPQPEYRATRTLGRPCLSLRKPKAKPPPPKRSSSLKETSSDVNVPEQNEPKITCELPLPLSSREMKLQLDLADSAGHLETAGLESLGAWGVENVRDMLDCSSPFSSSDTHSFKDEGAVQADYADLWLHNDLKSNDPYRSLSNSSSATGTTVIECIKSPERSETHTCQPRSRPSSPTLPPPESEFKLASPEKLAGLASPSSGYSSQSETPTSSFPSAFFPGPLSPTSGKRKPKVPERKSSLCSLQQQQLSVRDPGISCRRETDFYAIPPSHLDLSALHSKHFPHRNQMHILHQNKQKAAIAAAAAAEARSAAAAAAEARSAAAAAAEARSAATAAAAAEACTAATASTKESATNTAPISAHLAITPTVLRSVQLRSICRPSDGNQGLDQDSSNLITRPKCPTIITDAPSSSNRHNRKPPAYKPPAAQVCDSQIPLVENIVFPQEEVRVRQERFGPGTYWAMTAFRTPVDPNCEKEVSLKRSSQCFQQEQDSRRCLDVQKTLSPERLKQDLNQLSRPDPSTQSMCLASTMPPPAYSEIQRSNFVLCNSPDKVPVSTQEASHSYTISDVQGREEDYETSGVATRSASQDIREEESTPDTEDYFSKDSTPSDNSSSPLTDDSRLDDDVFPSPNKLRTTEDLFAMIHRSKRKVLGRKDSGEVSGKGRPVVPPVTTPVSNPTVCPVIPAPPVPSNNSQRASGPIYRSAKKSSTSSEEFKLLLLKKGSRTDSSYRMSATEILKSPITPKTQAELLLEAMRQPEEIPLPQLDSTSSGDPLPSPFPKANSEGFSPKTLTMSAASRQGRSRIPPAANSSRYSTRSRLYTAPMQAISEGETENSDGSPHDDRSS, from the exons CGGTCTCGAATCTGGACATTGAGAGTAAACTGACGTCGCACTATCAGGCTCCATGGCATCAGCAACACAATCTGTTCCACACTTGCACACGGCCAGCGTGTCTGGAGGAGCTGCACCGACATGCCAAGCTCAACCTGCGGGCGCTGCACAGAG ACCAGCAGCAGCGTCAGCGTTCAACCAGCAGAGAGCGCAGTCGGGTCACTATATCAATATCTGTGGCACCGCCAATGCCAACCTTCCCTTCAACTCACAAACTCAGACGGCGAGAGCAGAGAGGTCGACATTCACGCATG GAGAGGAGCGTTAGAGAGAGTGATGTGCAAACTATCCAGAGGAAG GAGAGACCAGCCAAGGATTCTGAATTCAAACCTGTCCTCAGAAAG GCTGGAACCAACACAGAAACGGATGGAGAACTACAAGTGATGAGCCATAGGCCTAAATGTCCTGTTCCCAATGCACCTACCACCCTGGACAAACAGACTAACTGGTCTAAAGCCCTGCCTCTTCCcactccagaagaaagaataaaGAATGACTCTCAAGTGATTTCATCCTGTATCATTCCAATAAATGTTTCGG GTGTTGGATTTGACAGAGAAGCCAGTGCTCGCTGCTCTCTTGTTCACTCGCAATCGGTTCTACAGAGACGGCGGAAACTCAGGAGGCGAAAAACGATCACTGGGATCCCCAAACGAGTTCAACAAGACAtgg ATTCTGACGAATCCCCTGTTGCTAGAGAAAGAACAGTGATAATCCACGCCAATCCACACAAGTCCCACGAGTGGCATGAGGAGCTCTCCTTGAGTGGCAGAGTATTGCATACTAAGGATTCGGGCTGTCAGACAGATGACTTCTTGATTACTGCTCCATCCCGAAGACGCATCCGTGCCCAAAGAGGTCAGGGAATTCCAGCGTCTCTCTCTCACTCCACTGGAAACATTACCTCCCTCCCGGATCGTTCTGATACGGTTTATGCTGCAGCATCAGCCACTCGTGTCCGTTCTAGGAGCCTTCCACGTGAGGGTGGTCGGCTTCTGGATGAGGACCAAGAtgacagtgatgatgatgatgatgaagatgatgatgaagatgatgaagaggaAGATGAGGAGCTCTCTCCATATGAAGCCGAAGACTTCCTGCCAGGTCCCGGACAGAGAATTCCAAAGGATGAGGAAGAGAGTACTGACGACCAAGCCATGCCAGAGCTACAGTTTGGAAGTCTTAAGCGTATGCAGCATTCAGAGAGCCCTGACCACACATGGATTGAGAGAGGCAGATCCAGACTCCCACGGAAAGTAGACATGGGGAGCTGTGAGATTTCCTCTAGTTCAGATACTTTCAGCAGCCCCATACACTCTGCATCCACTACAGGAGTGCTTGGCAGCCAGATTGACCATAAAGAGGATCACCAGTCCTCAAGTGGCAACTGGAGTGGAAGCAGCTCCACTTGCCCATCGCAGACATCCGAGACTCTTCCACCTGCTGCCTCCCCTCCCTTGACGGGATCCTCACACTGTGATTCAGAACTTTCCCTGAATACTGGGTCCCATGTCATAGATGACAACACTGGTTTCATAATTGATCCCTATCACATAGACAAGCCACAGGGACAGGGGCAACGATCCAATTCATTTACCTCATCAGCTACTGATCAGATGGATGATGCAGGGGTCAGCACTGCTAGTGATGGGGAGTGGAACTGTGCCCAGGACCAGCAGGATCAGTCCTGCACCCAAGACTTCAGCCCAAAGCGTTCCAGAGAGGATGAGAGTGGTGTCAGCTGCCCTAGTTATTCTAGTGGGGAAACTTACGAGAGCTTCAGTGACCAAGCATCCGCTAGAAAATCTGAGATGCACTACATTGTCGACACTGAAGGATTCTATTCCTCCATGCACTTTGACTCTGGTCTTAAGGGTAGCAGAAGCTACTACAACTATGCAGCCATTGACCCCGACTGTGGCCCAAGTGGTAATATAGCACCTGGCATGACTGAATACCCTCAGCCAGAGTACAGAGCCACCAGGACACTGGGCAGACCCTGTCTCTCCTTAAGAAAACCAAAGGCCAAGCCACCCCCACCAAAACGTAGCTCTTCATTAAAGGAAACAAGCAGTGATGTGAACGTTCCAGAGCAGAACGAACCAAAGATTACTTGTGAGTTGCCACTGCCCTTGTCTTCCAGGGAGATGAAACTGCAGCTGGACTTGGCTGATTCTGCAGGGCACCTTGAGACTGCAGGTCTTGAATCACTTGGTGCATGGGGAGTGGAAAATGTTAGGGACATGCTTGACTGCTCCTCCCCATTCAGTTCCTCAGACACACATTCCTTCAAAGATGAAGGTGCTGTGCAAGCAGACTATGCAGACCTCTGGCTTCACAATGACTTGAAATCAAATGATCCTTATCGGTCCCTCTCTAACTCTAGCTCTGCTACAGGTACAACTGTTATTGAATGCATCAAGTCACCAGAAAGATCAGAAACGCACACCTGTCAACCCAGGTCCAGACCTTCTTCCCCAACTCTTCCTCCACCTGAAAGTGAATTTAAGCTTGCTTCTCCCGAAAAGCTGGCAGGCTTGGCGTCCCCTTCCAGTGGATATTCCAGTCAGTCTGAAACACCTACATCTTCCTTCCCCTCTGCTTTCTTCCCAGGGCCCCTGTCTCCAACCAGTGGGAAGAGGAAGCCCAAAGTCCCTGAAAGGAAGTCCTCACTTTGTTCCTTACAGCAGCAACAGCTTTCAGTCAGAGACCCAGGCATTTCCTGTAGGAGAGAAACTGACTTCTATGCCATACCCCCAAGTCACCTTGACCTAAGTGCTCTTCACAGTAAGCACTTTCCTCACAGAAATCAAATGCACATCCTCCACCAGAATAAGCAGAAAGCTGCCATAGCAGCAGCTGCTGCAGCAGAAGCTCGCAGTGCAGCAGCTGCTGCAGCAGAAGCTCGCAGTGCAGCAGCTGCTGCTGCAGAAGCTCGCAGTGCAGCAACTGCAGCCGCTGCTGCCGAGGCCTGCACTGCAGCTACAGCTTCTACTAAAGAGAGTGCAACAAATACAGCACCCATCTCAGCCCATTTGGCTATTACTCCAACGGTTCTTAGATCAGTGCAACTGCGATCTATATGTAGACCATCTGATGGCAACCAAGGGCTTGATCAAGACAGTTCAAATCTCATAACTCGTCCTAAGTGTCCCACAATAATAACTGATGCCCCATCATCTAGCAACAGGCACAACAGGAAGCCACCAGCCTACAAACCCCCTGCTGCACAGGTTTGTGATTCACAGATTCCACTGGTGGAAAACATTGTTTTTCCACAAGAAGAAGTGAGAGTGAGACAGGAGAGGTTTGGTCCTGGTACTTACTGGGCAATGACTGCTTTCAGAACTCCTGTGGACCCTAATTGTGAAAAAGAAGTCTCTTTAAAAAGGTCATCTCAGTGTTTTCAGCAAGAACAAGACAGCAGAAGGTGCCTAGATGTGCAAAAGACATTGTCACCAGAGAGACTAAAACAAGATTTGAATCAACTATCGCGGCCAGACCCTTCAACACAGTCCATGTGTTTGGCCAGCACAATGCCACCCCCTGCTTATAGTGAGATACAGAGGAGCAATTTTGTACTGTGCAACAGTCCTGACAAAGTGCCTGTTTCAACTCAAGAGGCATCGCATTCTTACACAATCAGCGATGTACAAGGCAGAGAGGAGGATTATGAGACATCAGGTGTCGCAACCAGAAGTGCCTCACAGGACATAAGGGAAGAAGAGTCAACCCCAGATACAGAGGACTATTTCAGTAAAG ACTCTACTCCCAGTGATAATTCATCCTCTCCTTTGACCGATGACTCCAGACTTGATGATGATGTTTTCCCATCTCCCAATAAACTCCGCACAACTGAAGATCTTTTTGCTATGATACACAG ATCTAAAAGGAAAGTGCTGGGACGCAAAGATTCAGGGGAAGTCAGTGGAAAAGGTCGGCCTGTTGTACCACCTGTGACCACCCCTGTAAGCAATCCTACTGTATGCCCGGTCATCCCTGCTCCCCCAGTTCCTTCAAACAACTCCCAGCGAGCCTCAGGACCCATCTACAGGAGTGCCAAAAAGTCTAGTACATCCAGTGAGGAGTTCAAACTCCTTCTGCTTAAGAAGGGTAGTCGCACAGACTCAAGTTATCGCATGTCTGCTACAGAGATCCTTAAGAGCCCCATCACACCCAAGACTCAAGCAGAGCTGCTGTTAGAGGCCATGAGGCAACCAGAGGAGATCCCCTTACCCCAACTGGATTCCACCAGCAGTGGAGATCCACTTCCAAGTCCATTCCCTAAGGCCAACAGTGAGGGATTCTCCCCAAAAACACTCACCATGTCAGCTGCCTCCAGACAAGGACGTTCTAGAATTCCACCTGCAGCGAACAGCAGTCGCTATAGCACGCGGAGTCGGCTGTACACTGCCCCAATGCAGGCCATATCAGAAGGAGAGACTGAGAACTCGGATGGAAGTCCACACGATGACCGCTCCTCCTAG